The Streptomyces sp. NBC_01689 genome includes a window with the following:
- a CDS encoding enoyl-CoA hydratase/isomerase family protein, which translates to MEPQLLHSVGDGIATVVIHHPAKRNAMTAGMWRALPPLLDELAADPGVRALVLTGEGATFCAGADISALRDSADEAQGLAVRAEDALAAFPKPTLAAVRGYCVGGGSQLAAACDLRFAETGALFGVTPAKLGIVYPASATRRLVSLVGPATAKYLLFSGELIDSERALRTGLVDEVLAEDELDKRVAEFTRVLAARSLLTQASAKEFANGRTDRDAHWARQARGSGDTAEGVAAFLERRPPRFTWTTPDPGTASAG; encoded by the coding sequence ATGGAGCCGCAGCTGCTGCACAGTGTCGGCGACGGCATCGCCACCGTCGTCATCCACCACCCCGCCAAGCGCAACGCCATGACGGCCGGGATGTGGCGGGCGCTGCCGCCCCTGCTCGACGAACTGGCCGCCGACCCGGGCGTCCGCGCGCTGGTGCTCACCGGCGAGGGCGCCACCTTCTGCGCGGGGGCCGACATCTCGGCCCTGCGGGACTCCGCGGACGAGGCGCAGGGCCTCGCGGTGCGGGCCGAGGACGCGCTCGCCGCCTTCCCCAAGCCGACGCTCGCGGCCGTCCGCGGGTACTGCGTCGGCGGCGGGTCCCAGCTCGCGGCCGCCTGCGATCTGCGGTTCGCGGAGACCGGCGCGCTGTTCGGGGTGACCCCGGCGAAGCTGGGCATCGTCTACCCGGCCTCCGCGACCCGGCGCCTGGTCTCGCTCGTGGGACCCGCCACGGCCAAGTACCTGCTCTTCTCGGGCGAGTTGATCGACTCCGAGCGGGCGCTGCGGACAGGTCTGGTGGACGAGGTGCTGGCGGAGGACGAACTCGACAAGCGGGTCGCGGAGTTCACCCGGGTGCTGGCGGCGCGGTCGCTGCTGACGCAGGCGTCGGCGAAGGAGTTCGCGAACGGACGCACCGACCGGGACGCCCACTGGGCGCGGCAGGCGCGCGGCAGCGGCGACACCGCGGAGGGCGTCGCCGCCTTCCTGGAGCGCCGCCCGCCACGGTTCACCTGGACCACGCCGGATCCCGGCACGGCTAGCGCAGGATGA
- the idi gene encoding isopentenyl-diphosphate Delta-isomerase: MPITPATATHSSSNGTVEAILLELVDEDGNTIGTAEKLAAHQPPGQLHRAFSVFLFDERGRLLLQQRALGKYHSPGVWSNTCCGHPYPGEAPFAAAARRTYEELGVSPSLLAEAGTVRYNHPDPESGLVEQEYNHLFVGMVQASLRPDAEEVGDTAFVTAAELAERHEKDPFSSWFMTVLDAARPAVRELTGPSAGW, translated from the coding sequence ATGCCGATCACACCTGCCACCGCGACGCACAGTTCGTCGAACGGCACCGTTGAAGCGATCTTGCTCGAACTGGTCGACGAGGACGGCAATACGATCGGCACGGCGGAGAAGCTCGCCGCCCATCAGCCGCCCGGACAGCTGCACCGGGCCTTCTCCGTCTTCCTCTTCGACGAGCGCGGACGCCTGCTGCTCCAGCAGCGCGCCCTGGGCAAGTACCACTCCCCCGGGGTGTGGTCCAACACCTGCTGCGGCCACCCCTACCCCGGCGAGGCCCCCTTCGCGGCCGCCGCCCGCCGGACGTACGAGGAGCTCGGGGTCTCCCCCTCGCTGCTCGCGGAGGCGGGTACGGTCCGCTACAACCACCCGGACCCGGAGTCGGGCCTGGTCGAGCAGGAGTACAACCACCTCTTCGTCGGCATGGTGCAGGCCTCGCTGCGCCCCGACGCGGAGGAGGTCGGCGACACGGCCTTCGTGACCGCCGCCGAGCTCGCCGAGCGGCACGAGAAGGACCCCTTCTCGTCGTGGTTCATGACCGTCCTGGACGCGGCCCGTCCGGCGGTCAGGGAGCTGACGGGCCCGTCCGCCGGCTGGTGA
- a CDS encoding ATP-binding protein, which yields MENHGRGSGSRPEVGGDGPLDQRPPGPLPYEGVWRFTAPAVDASVPQARHAVRDLLVRQRVPASDDLVQGLLLIVSELVTNAVRHAALLSPTLAVEVAVGAEWVRVSVEDNHPYRPTALEADHGQTGGRGLLLVREVTKESGGVCDVEHTASGGKVIWAALPLTPGVG from the coding sequence ATGGAGAACCACGGGCGGGGGTCCGGCTCCCGTCCCGAAGTCGGCGGGGACGGGCCACTCGATCAAAGACCGCCGGGTCCGCTGCCGTACGAGGGGGTGTGGCGGTTCACCGCGCCCGCCGTGGACGCCTCCGTGCCGCAGGCGCGACACGCGGTTCGTGACCTGCTCGTACGGCAGCGGGTGCCCGCCTCGGACGACCTCGTGCAGGGACTCCTGCTGATCGTCTCGGAACTGGTCACGAACGCCGTCCGGCACGCGGCGCTGCTGTCCCCGACGCTGGCCGTCGAGGTCGCCGTCGGGGCCGAGTGGGTGCGGGTCTCGGTGGAGGACAACCACCCCTACCGCCCGACGGCCCTGGAGGCGGACCACGGCCAGACCGGCGGGCGCGGACTGCTGCTGGTACGAGAGGTCACCAAGGAGTCGGGCGGGGTGTGCGACGTCGAGCACACGGCGAGCGGCGGCAAGGTGATCTGGGCGGCCCTGCCGCTCACGCCGGGCGTCGGGTAG
- a CDS encoding ABC-F family ATP-binding cassette domain-containing protein — MTATLVAKNLAAGHGDRSLFTGLDLVVAPGDVIGLVGANGAGKSTLLRLLAGLLTPEQGELRLSPPSAAVGHLPQEPERRDGETVRAFLARRTGVADAQRVMDEATQGLVDGAPGADDAYAESLERWLGLGGADLDERAEEIADSLGLAVDLDQPMTALSGGQAARAGLASLLLSRYDVFLLDEPTNDLDLDGLERLERFVSGLRAGTVVVSHDREFLTRTVTKVLELDLAQQQITLYGGGYEAYLEERDTARRHAREDYDEYADKRSALEGRAQMQRSWMDKGVKNARRKANNDNDKIGRKFRSEASEKQAAKARQTQRMIERLDVVDEPRKEWELRMEIAAAPRSGAVVATLRDAEVHRGDFTFGPATLQIDWADRVAVTGANGAGKSTLLGALLGRVPLDAGHAVLGSGVVVGEVDQARKLFHGPESLLDAFCAAVPDTEPAEVRTLLAKFGLKADHVLRPAATLSPGERTRSALALLQGRGVNLLVLDEPTNHLDLPAIEQLESALDSYEGTLLLVTHDRRMLDAVRTTRRLEVAAGKVTER, encoded by the coding sequence ATGACTGCCACCCTCGTCGCCAAGAACCTCGCCGCCGGACACGGCGACCGCTCGCTCTTCACCGGGCTCGACCTCGTCGTCGCGCCCGGCGACGTGATCGGGCTCGTCGGTGCCAACGGCGCGGGCAAGTCCACACTGCTGCGGCTGCTCGCCGGGCTGCTCACCCCCGAGCAGGGAGAGCTGCGGCTCTCCCCGCCGTCCGCCGCGGTCGGACACCTCCCGCAGGAACCGGAGCGCCGGGACGGCGAGACCGTACGGGCCTTCCTCGCGCGCCGCACCGGTGTGGCCGACGCCCAGCGAGTGATGGACGAGGCGACCCAGGGACTCGTCGACGGCGCTCCGGGCGCGGACGACGCCTACGCCGAGAGCCTGGAGCGCTGGCTCGGCCTCGGCGGTGCCGACCTCGACGAGCGGGCGGAGGAGATCGCCGACTCCCTCGGACTGGCGGTCGACCTGGACCAGCCCATGACGGCCCTGTCCGGCGGCCAGGCCGCCCGCGCGGGCCTGGCCTCGCTGCTGCTCTCCCGTTACGACGTCTTTCTGCTCGACGAGCCCACCAACGACCTCGACCTGGACGGCCTGGAGCGGCTCGAACGGTTCGTCTCCGGCCTGCGCGCGGGCACCGTCGTCGTCAGCCACGACCGCGAGTTCCTCACCCGCACGGTCACCAAGGTGCTCGAACTCGACCTCGCGCAGCAGCAGATCACGCTGTACGGAGGCGGCTACGAGGCGTATCTGGAGGAGCGGGACACCGCCCGTCGGCACGCCCGCGAGGACTACGACGAGTACGCGGACAAGCGGTCCGCCCTCGAAGGACGCGCCCAGATGCAGCGGTCCTGGATGGACAAGGGCGTGAAGAACGCCCGGCGCAAGGCGAACAACGACAATGACAAGATCGGCCGCAAGTTCCGCAGCGAGGCCAGTGAGAAGCAGGCCGCGAAGGCCCGCCAGACACAGCGCATGATCGAACGGCTCGACGTCGTCGACGAGCCGCGCAAGGAGTGGGAACTGCGCATGGAGATCGCGGCTGCGCCGCGCTCCGGAGCCGTGGTCGCCACCCTGCGCGACGCCGAGGTGCATCGCGGCGACTTCACCTTCGGGCCCGCCACGCTCCAGATCGACTGGGCGGACCGGGTGGCCGTCACGGGCGCCAACGGCGCGGGCAAGTCGACCCTCCTGGGAGCCCTGCTCGGCCGCGTCCCGCTGGACGCCGGGCACGCCGTCCTCGGGTCCGGTGTCGTCGTCGGCGAGGTCGACCAGGCCCGGAAGCTCTTCCACGGCCCCGAGTCCCTGCTGGACGCGTTCTGCGCGGCCGTTCCCGACACCGAGCCGGCCGAAGTCCGCACGCTGCTCGCCAAGTTCGGGCTGAAGGCGGACCATGTGCTGCGTCCGGCCGCGACCCTCTCCCCGGGTGAGCGCACCCGTTCGGCACTGGCCCTGCTCCAGGGGCGCGGGGTCAACCTCCTCGTCCTCGACGAGCCGACCAACCACCTCGACCTGCCCGCGATCGAGCAGCTGGAGTCGGCCCTCGACAGCTATGAGGGCACGCTGCTGCTGGTGACCCACGACCGCCGCATGCTCGACGCCGTCCGCACCACGCGCCGTCTGGAGGTGGCCGCGGGCAAGGTGACGGAGCGCTGA
- a CDS encoding Tex family protein has product MTTPLVGSIESRIAEELGVRERQVRSAVDLLDGGSTVPFIARYRKEATEMLDDAQLRTLEERLRYLRELEDRRTAILESVREQGKLTEEVEARIRGAETKARLEDIYLPFKPKRRTKAQIAREAGLEPLAEGLLGDPTVDPLAAATAFVDADKGVADPQAALDGARSILTERFSEDADLIGELRERMWTRGRLVAKVRAGKEEAGAKFADYFDFAEPFKELPSHRVLAMLRGEKEEVLDLVLEPEEPAESPSAPSSYEGMVAHRFGIADRGRPADKWLQDTVRWAWRTRLLVHLGIDLRLRLRTAAEDEAVDVFAANLRDLLLAAPAGTRATLGLDPGFRTGVKVAVVDATGKVVATDVIHPHVPANRWDEAVAKLARLAKEHAVDLIAIGNGTASRETDKLAGELIAGHPELQLTKVMVSEAGASVYSASAFASQELPDMDVSLRGAVSIARRLQDPLAELVKIDPKSIGVGQYQHDLSEVKLSRSLDAVVEDCVNGVGVDVNTASAPLLSRVSGITSGLAENIVAHRDANGPFRSRTALKNVARLGPKAYEQCAGFLRIRGGDDPLDASSVHPEAYPVVRRMVKSAGGGVATLIGNTGVLRSLSPADFVDDTFGLPTVSDILKELEKPGRDPRPAFKTATFKEGVEKISDLTSGMVLEGVVTNVAAFGAFVDIGVHQDGLVHVSAMSRTFVKDPRDVVKPGDIVKVKVLDIDIPRKRISLTLRLDDEAAPQDQQGDGRPQRGGGRPPQQRGQQRQARGGSGGGGGARQASPPPANSAMADALRRAGLVDPKKGRR; this is encoded by the coding sequence GTGACGACACCCCTCGTAGGGTCCATCGAAAGCAGGATCGCCGAGGAGCTCGGCGTACGGGAACGGCAGGTCAGGTCCGCCGTCGACTTGCTCGACGGCGGCTCGACGGTGCCCTTCATCGCCCGCTACCGCAAGGAAGCGACCGAGATGCTCGACGATGCGCAGCTGCGCACCCTCGAGGAGCGGCTGCGCTATCTGCGGGAGCTGGAGGACCGGCGTACGGCGATCCTCGAATCGGTGCGCGAGCAGGGCAAGCTCACCGAGGAGGTCGAGGCGCGGATCCGGGGCGCGGAGACGAAGGCGCGCCTGGAGGACATCTATCTGCCGTTCAAGCCCAAGCGGCGCACGAAGGCGCAGATCGCCCGGGAGGCGGGGCTGGAGCCGCTGGCCGAGGGCCTGCTCGGCGACCCGACGGTCGACCCGCTCGCCGCGGCGACGGCCTTCGTCGACGCCGACAAGGGCGTCGCCGACCCGCAGGCCGCGCTCGACGGCGCCCGCTCGATCCTCACCGAGCGCTTCTCGGAGGACGCCGACCTGATCGGCGAGCTGCGGGAGCGCATGTGGACGCGCGGACGTCTGGTGGCCAAGGTGCGGGCCGGCAAGGAGGAGGCGGGCGCCAAGTTCGCCGACTACTTCGACTTCGCCGAGCCCTTCAAGGAGCTGCCCTCGCACCGCGTCCTCGCCATGCTGAGGGGCGAGAAGGAGGAGGTCCTCGACCTGGTCCTGGAGCCCGAGGAGCCCGCCGAGTCCCCGTCCGCCCCTTCGTCGTACGAGGGGATGGTCGCCCACCGCTTCGGGATCGCCGACCGCGGCCGTCCCGCCGACAAGTGGCTTCAGGACACGGTGCGCTGGGCCTGGCGGACCCGCCTGCTCGTGCACCTCGGCATCGACCTCAGGCTGCGGCTGCGCACCGCCGCGGAGGACGAGGCGGTCGACGTCTTCGCGGCGAACCTGCGTGACCTGCTGCTGGCCGCCCCGGCCGGTACCCGCGCGACGCTCGGTCTGGACCCCGGCTTCCGCACGGGCGTGAAGGTCGCCGTGGTCGACGCGACCGGCAAGGTCGTCGCCACCGACGTCATCCACCCCCACGTACCGGCGAACAGGTGGGACGAGGCCGTGGCCAAGCTCGCCCGCCTCGCCAAGGAACACGCGGTCGATCTGATCGCCATCGGCAACGGCACGGCGTCCCGCGAGACCGACAAGCTCGCCGGTGAACTCATCGCCGGCCACCCCGAGCTGCAGCTCACCAAGGTGATGGTCTCCGAGGCCGGGGCGTCGGTGTACTCCGCGTCCGCGTTCGCCTCGCAGGAGCTGCCCGACATGGACGTGTCGCTGCGTGGCGCCGTCTCCATCGCGCGCCGGCTCCAGGACCCGCTGGCCGAGCTGGTGAAGATCGACCCGAAGTCCATCGGCGTCGGGCAGTACCAGCACGACCTCTCCGAGGTGAAGCTCTCCCGCTCCCTGGACGCGGTCGTGGAGGACTGTGTGAACGGCGTGGGCGTGGACGTGAACACGGCGTCCGCCCCGCTGCTCTCCCGGGTCTCCGGCATCACGTCGGGGCTCGCCGAGAACATCGTGGCGCACCGCGACGCCAACGGCCCCTTCCGCTCCCGTACGGCCCTGAAGAACGTGGCCCGGCTCGGCCCCAAGGCGTACGAGCAGTGCGCGGGCTTCCTCCGCATCCGCGGCGGCGACGACCCGCTGGACGCGTCCAGCGTGCACCCCGAGGCGTACCCCGTGGTGCGCCGGATGGTGAAGTCGGCGGGCGGCGGGGTCGCGACCCTGATCGGCAACACCGGTGTGCTGCGCTCGCTCAGCCCGGCCGACTTCGTGGACGACACGTTCGGTCTGCCGACCGTCTCGGACATCCTGAAGGAGCTGGAGAAGCCCGGCCGTGACCCGCGGCCCGCGTTCAAGACGGCCACGTTCAAGGAGGGCGTCGAGAAGATCTCCGACCTGACGTCCGGGATGGTGCTCGAAGGGGTCGTCACGAACGTGGCCGCCTTCGGCGCCTTCGTCGACATCGGCGTCCACCAGGACGGTCTGGTCCACGTCTCGGCGATGTCCAGGACGTTCGTGAAGGACCCGCGGGACGTCGTGAAGCCGGGCGACATCGTCAAGGTGAAGGTGCTCGACATCGACATCCCGCGCAAGCGGATCTCGCTGACGCTGCGTCTGGACGACGAGGCCGCCCCGCAGGACCAGCAGGGCGACGGACGCCCGCAGCGCGGCGGCGGACGGCCTCCGCAGCAGCGCGGGCAGCAGCGTCAGGCGCGCGGCGGCTCGGGCGGCGGGGGCGGTGCGCGGCAGGCCTCGCCGCCGCCCGCGAACAGCGCGATGGCCGACGCGCTGCGCCGTGCGGGGCTCGTGGACCCGAAGAAGGGCAGGCGCTGA
- a CDS encoding Xaa-Pro dipeptidyl-peptidase: MPIPARRRRFTTWRSLATVATAALMAAFLTPAAAHAAVRESAPVYSYDNAVRESVWVDTGLDGDGDGRNDRVAVDIVRPREPAQQGRKVPVIMDASPYYSCCGRGNESQLKTYDAHGDVVQMPLFYDNFFVPRGYAVVGVDLAGTNRSDGCVDVGGRSDIQSAKAVVDWLNGRARAYTTRTGADRARATWTNGRTGMIGKSWDGTIANGVAATGVEGLKTIVPISAISSWYDYYFAQGAPLYDSGPDWLSDYVDSPDARARCAAVQQKIVAGAPRTGDWTPFWTERDYVKDAGKVRASVFLVHGMQDLNVRTKNFGQWWSALAKHGVERKIWLSQTGHVDPFDYRRGAWVDTLHRWFDHELLGYDNGIDRAPMADIERHPDQWVTTSVWPPRSTRTTTLRPGTGAQQGVGTLGLRKGSGTETFTDDPSLSETDWAAHVDRSTAEKAGFVTRPLTEDLRLSGSSAVTVTATPTTSTAHLSAVLVDLGADTIRDYAGGGEGITTLTDRTCWGASTAGDSSCYKVTAAATTAVDATVLSRGWADLGTSASPRKGVPLIPGKAYTITLDLAPTDHVVPAGHRLALIVAGTDRDLIDPPSSTPSLTLDLARTSARVPVVGGAEAFGRATAGTGRAAGPAVHEGVRDPGTARRIPGDRH, encoded by the coding sequence ATGCCGATACCAGCGCGCCGCAGGCGCTTCACGACCTGGAGATCGCTCGCGACGGTGGCCACGGCCGCACTCATGGCCGCCTTCCTCACCCCCGCCGCCGCGCACGCCGCCGTGCGGGAGAGCGCCCCGGTCTACTCCTACGACAACGCCGTCCGCGAGTCCGTCTGGGTGGACACCGGCCTCGACGGCGACGGAGACGGAAGGAACGACCGCGTCGCCGTCGACATCGTGCGACCCCGGGAACCCGCCCAGCAGGGCCGCAAGGTGCCCGTGATCATGGACGCCAGTCCGTACTACTCCTGCTGCGGACGCGGCAACGAGAGCCAGCTCAAGACGTACGACGCCCACGGCGACGTCGTCCAGATGCCCCTCTTCTACGACAATTTCTTCGTACCCCGCGGCTACGCGGTCGTCGGCGTCGACCTGGCCGGAACCAATCGCTCCGACGGCTGCGTGGATGTCGGGGGCCGCTCCGACATCCAGTCCGCGAAAGCGGTCGTCGACTGGCTGAACGGCCGGGCCAGGGCCTACACCACCCGTACCGGCGCCGACCGGGCCAGGGCCACCTGGACCAACGGCCGGACCGGCATGATCGGCAAGAGCTGGGACGGCACCATCGCCAACGGAGTCGCGGCCACCGGCGTCGAGGGTCTGAAGACCATCGTGCCGATCAGCGCCATCTCCTCCTGGTACGACTACTACTTCGCCCAGGGCGCCCCGCTCTACGACTCGGGCCCCGACTGGCTCTCCGACTACGTCGACAGTCCCGACGCCCGGGCCAGGTGCGCCGCCGTCCAGCAGAAGATCGTCGCGGGCGCCCCGCGCACCGGCGACTGGACGCCGTTCTGGACCGAGCGCGACTACGTGAAGGACGCCGGCAAGGTCCGGGCCAGCGTCTTCCTCGTGCACGGCATGCAGGACCTCAACGTCCGCACCAAGAACTTCGGCCAGTGGTGGAGCGCCCTCGCCAAGCACGGCGTCGAACGCAAGATCTGGCTCTCCCAGACCGGTCACGTCGACCCGTTCGACTACCGCCGCGGCGCCTGGGTCGACACCCTGCACCGCTGGTTCGACCACGAACTCCTCGGCTACGACAACGGGATCGACCGCGCCCCCATGGCGGACATCGAACGCCATCCCGACCAGTGGGTCACCACGTCCGTCTGGCCGCCCCGCTCCACCCGGACGACCACGCTCCGTCCCGGCACCGGCGCCCAGCAGGGCGTCGGCACCCTCGGACTGCGCAAGGGCTCCGGAACGGAGACGTTCACCGACGACCCGTCCCTGAGCGAGACCGACTGGGCGGCCCACGTCGACCGGTCCACCGCGGAGAAGGCCGGGTTCGTCACCAGGCCGCTGACCGAGGACCTGCGGCTGTCCGGCTCCTCCGCGGTGACGGTCACCGCGACGCCGACCACCTCCACCGCCCACCTCAGCGCGGTCCTGGTCGACCTCGGCGCCGACACCATCCGGGACTACGCGGGCGGCGGCGAGGGCATCACCACCCTCACCGACCGGACCTGCTGGGGAGCCAGCACCGCGGGCGACAGCTCCTGCTACAAGGTCACCGCGGCGGCGACGACCGCCGTCGACGCCACCGTCCTCAGCCGGGGCTGGGCCGACCTGGGCACCTCCGCCTCGCCGCGCAAGGGAGTACCCCTGATTCCCGGCAAGGCCTACACGATCACGCTCGACCTGGCCCCCACCGACCACGTCGTGCCGGCGGGCCACCGGCTCGCGCTGATCGTCGCCGGCACCGACCGGGATCTCATCGACCCGCCGTCGAGCACCCCGAGCCTGACACTCGACCTGGCCCGAACCTCGGCGCGGGTCCCGGTGGTCGGAGGGGCCGAGGCCTTCGGCAGGGCGACCGCGGGGACCGGCAGGGCCGCCGGCCCGGCCGTCCACGAGGGCGTACGCGATCCGGGCACCGCCCGCCGGATCCCGGGCGACCGCCACTGA
- a CDS encoding FAD-dependent oxidoreductase: MENARGDDVIVVGSGVIGLTTAVVLAERGLRVRVWTREPAERATSAVAGALWWPYRIEPEELVGAWALASLSVYEELAARPDITGVRMADGVLAGARLDGQAPWAARVPGLRAATAEEYAGVGLRARLPLIDMPVYLRRLCERLTAAGGTVEIRTVTDLARVPAPVVVNCTGLGARTLVPDPAVRPVRGQLVITENPGLDSWIVATDDVTGTSTYVFPQPDRLVLGGTGDEDDWSLTPDPAVAAAIIERCGALRPEIAGARVLGHLVGLRPARASVRLEREVRADGPVVVHHYGHGGAGVTVAWGCALEAAALVTDGDRVTTP; this comes from the coding sequence GTGGAGAACGCTCGGGGCGACGACGTGATCGTGGTGGGCAGCGGTGTCATCGGGCTGACGACGGCCGTCGTCCTGGCCGAGCGCGGCCTGCGGGTGCGGGTGTGGACGCGGGAGCCCGCCGAGCGGGCCACCTCCGCGGTGGCCGGCGCGTTGTGGTGGCCGTACCGCATCGAGCCCGAGGAGCTCGTCGGCGCATGGGCGCTCGCGTCGCTCTCCGTGTACGAGGAGCTGGCCGCGCGACCGGACATCACGGGCGTGCGCATGGCCGACGGCGTCCTGGCCGGGGCCCGGCTGGACGGTCAGGCCCCTTGGGCCGCCCGGGTACCGGGGCTGCGCGCGGCCACGGCCGAGGAGTACGCGGGGGTCGGGCTGCGCGCGCGACTGCCGCTGATCGACATGCCGGTGTATCTGCGCCGGCTGTGCGAGAGGCTCACCGCAGCCGGCGGAACCGTCGAGATCCGGACGGTGACCGACCTCGCCCGGGTGCCGGCGCCGGTCGTCGTCAACTGCACGGGGCTGGGGGCACGGACGCTGGTCCCGGACCCGGCCGTCCGGCCCGTGCGGGGACAGCTCGTGATCACGGAGAACCCGGGGCTCGACTCCTGGATCGTCGCCACCGACGACGTCACCGGGACGAGTACGTACGTCTTCCCGCAGCCGGACCGGCTGGTGCTCGGCGGGACCGGCGACGAGGACGACTGGTCGCTCACCCCCGACCCTGCGGTGGCCGCGGCCATCATCGAGCGGTGCGGCGCCCTGCGCCCGGAGATCGCGGGGGCGCGCGTCCTCGGTCATCTGGTGGGGCTGCGGCCGGCGCGCGCCTCCGTGCGACTGGAACGCGAGGTACGGGCAGACGGGCCGGTCGTGGTGCATCACTACGGCCACGGCGGCGCGGGCGTCACCGTGGCCTGGGGATGCGCCCTGGAGGCTGCCGCGCTCGTCACGGACGGGGATCGGGTCACGACGCCCTGA
- a CDS encoding DJ-1/PfpI family protein, whose amino-acid sequence MQIAIVLYDRFTALDAVGPYESLGRLPGAGTVFVAERTGPVRNETGDLALTADRSLDEVPHPDIVVVPGGPGQTPQMDNRVLLDWLRAADATSTWTTSVCTGSLLLAAAGLLDGRRATSHWLALGTLAEFGAEPTGERVVFDGKYVTAAGVSSGIDMGLHLLGRIAGDEHAQAVQLLTEYDPQPPYDAGSPRKAPAHLVEELRGRSRFILR is encoded by the coding sequence ATGCAGATCGCCATCGTCCTCTACGACCGCTTCACCGCCCTGGACGCGGTGGGCCCCTACGAGAGCCTCGGCAGGCTGCCCGGTGCCGGGACCGTCTTCGTCGCCGAACGCACCGGCCCGGTCCGCAACGAGACCGGCGATCTGGCGCTCACCGCCGACCGCTCCCTCGACGAGGTGCCGCACCCGGACATCGTCGTGGTCCCCGGCGGCCCGGGGCAGACCCCGCAGATGGACAACCGGGTCCTCCTGGACTGGCTGCGGGCCGCCGACGCCACGAGCACCTGGACGACCTCCGTGTGCACCGGCTCGCTGCTGCTGGCCGCGGCCGGGCTCCTCGACGGCCGCCGGGCCACCTCGCACTGGCTCGCCCTCGGCACCCTCGCGGAGTTCGGCGCCGAGCCGACCGGGGAGCGGGTCGTCTTCGACGGGAAGTACGTGACGGCCGCCGGCGTCTCGTCCGGCATCGACATGGGACTCCACCTGCTCGGGCGGATCGCGGGCGACGAACACGCCCAGGCCGTGCAACTGCTGACCGAGTACGACCCGCAGCCGCCCTACGACGCGGGATCCCCGCGGAAGGCGCCCGCGCACCTGGTGGAGGAGCTGCGCGGGAGGAGCCGGTTCATCCTGCGCTAG
- a CDS encoding SCO6745 family protein — MTTPLPERAGRRCHNVLNPLHSTHYFSPDLGRELAAVGIDDSRGAYFAVRAAAMGAVGPGTVTATFYNFRHGLVARHVPAVWEKASPGTVLAARARAVDATLRRLLGEETLASKEMAEAAELALRAAEACTRTARPLYAAHADLPVPDAPHLALWHAATLLREHRGDGHLAVLLAAELDPVEALVSHTATGKGMAPKWALGTRGWSRTDWEAAVERLHGRGLLDAEGELTPSGVALRQEIEARTDQLDRAPYEHLGAAGVERLTELAKGLLMTALAAGAFPEGMTGKG; from the coding sequence ATGACGACTCCTCTGCCCGAGCGCGCCGGACGGCGCTGCCACAACGTCCTCAATCCGCTGCACTCCACCCACTACTTCTCGCCGGACCTGGGCCGCGAGCTCGCCGCGGTCGGCATCGACGACAGCCGGGGCGCGTACTTCGCGGTGCGGGCGGCGGCCATGGGGGCGGTGGGACCGGGCACGGTGACGGCGACGTTCTACAACTTCCGCCACGGACTCGTGGCCCGGCACGTGCCCGCGGTGTGGGAGAAGGCCTCCCCCGGGACGGTGCTGGCGGCACGCGCGCGGGCCGTCGACGCGACGCTGCGCCGGCTGCTCGGCGAGGAGACGCTCGCCTCCAAGGAGATGGCCGAGGCGGCCGAGCTGGCCCTGCGGGCGGCCGAGGCGTGCACCAGGACCGCGCGTCCGCTCTACGCCGCGCACGCGGACCTGCCCGTGCCCGACGCGCCGCACCTCGCGCTCTGGCACGCGGCCACGCTGCTGCGCGAACACCGCGGCGACGGCCACCTCGCCGTGCTGCTCGCGGCGGAACTCGACCCGGTCGAGGCGCTGGTGAGCCACACCGCGACCGGCAAGGGGATGGCCCCGAAGTGGGCGCTGGGCACCCGCGGCTGGTCGCGGACCGACTGGGAGGCGGCGGTCGAGCGGCTGCACGGGCGCGGACTGCTCGACGCGGAGGGCGAGTTGACGCCGTCCGGTGTCGCGCTGCGCCAGGAGATCGAGGCCCGGACGGACCAGCTGGACCGCGCCCCGTACGAGCATCTGGGCGCCGCGGGCGTGGAGCGCCTCACCGAACTGGCGAAGGGACTGCTGATGACGGCTCTCGCGGCCGGCGCGTTCCCCGAGGGCATGACCGGCAAGGGCTGA